Proteins encoded by one window of Aspergillus puulaauensis MK2 DNA, chromosome 4, nearly complete sequence:
- a CDS encoding uncharacterized protein (COG:S;~EggNog:ENOG410PWP0;~SECRETED:SignalP(1-23);~TransMembrane:1 (n6-17c23/24o383-406i)) produces MNPLRILLPIILVAVGLPLGILAQECHTTESGSSQNSGNNALTVNSQDDLKSFSDGCTTLVGDILISSTYRGRFVLDGVANVTGQISMGSSNYSKRVTSFRLPDAKSIGSVVLHAVPDVQLPKVQRADRVTLTTSSSKSTADLGNLVNAGSVHIQGPWKSVDLRSLANVTSSLYLCSKAGCQIRLPDGSPTIDVDLPALESARYISVNGSLSNFSIPQLHTVGVENQTTGHKSGLGLHLYGSDSLKVNLTTLHTLYGHLNVSGEVSWLNISPVANTNAPIYIETGADSEIYSTLQEGSTIDVHGNVKLVDLPYIKNVDRINITSNYNPPCTPALHDLFDSKAKSKSDIPSFCGGPSTRKPGTTVPNWPDPYSSKHKSRLSGGAIAGIVVGCVCGVALLAGAVFWWLKKKNKIGAGAKAGDPTDSSVGDATPPYREEQPIPLVKR; encoded by the exons ATGAATCCGCTCCGGATTCTACTGCCGATCATTCTTGTCGCGGTGGGACTTCCGCTCG GAATCCTGGCCCAAGAATGCCACACCACTGAATCAGGCTCCAGCCAAAACTCTGGCAATAACGCCCTGACTGTGAACAGCCAAGATGATTTGAAGTCATTTTCTGATGGCTGCACCACCCTGGTCGGCGATATTCTGATATCGTCGACCTACCGTGGCCGATTCGTTCTGGATGGCGTTGCGAATGTTACTGGCCAGATCTCCATGGGCTCTAGTAATTACTCCAAGCGTGTGACTTCTTTTAGGCTGCCGGATGCGAAATCTATCGGCAGCGTAGTGCTTCACGCGGTTCCCGACGTGCAGCTACCAAAGGTCCAGAGGGCGGACCGAGTGACATTGACGACGTCTTCCAGCAAGAGTACAGCGGATTTGGGAAACCTTGTTAACGCCGGTTCGGTTCACATTCAGGGTCCCTGGAAGAG CGTGGACCTACGGTCATTGGCGAACGTAACATCGAGCCTCTACCTCTGCAGCAAAGCCGGGTGCCAAATTAGGCTGCCGGATGGAAGCCCAACAATTGACGTTGATCTCCCTGCTCTGGAATCTGCACGTTACATCAGTGTCAACGGCAGTCTTTCAAA CTTTTCAATACCTCAGTTACACACCGTAGGCGTGGAAAACCAGACTACGGGTCACAAGAGTGGACTTGGTCTACACCTTTATGGATCCGATTCCTTGAAGGTCAATTTAACCACACTGCATACATTATACGGCCATCTCAATGTCTCTGGCGAAGTGTCCTG GCTAAACATCTCCCCCGTCGCAAACACCAATGCCCCAATCTATATTGAGACCGGCGCGGACTCAGAAATCTACTCCACCCTCCAAGAAGGATCAACCATAGACGTCCACGGCAACGTCAAACT AGTCGACCTCCCCTACATCAAGAACGTCGACAGAATAAACATCACCTCAAACTACAACCCGCCCTGCACACCCGCCCTCCACGACCTCTTCGACTCCAAAgcaaaatccaaatccgACATCCCGTCCTTCTGCGGCGGCCCCAGCACCCGCAAACCGGGTACTACTGTCCCCAACTGGCCCGACCCCTACAGCTCCAAGCACAAGAGCCGCTTGTCAGGCGGAGCCATAGCTGGGATCGTAGTCGGTTGTGTATGCGGTGTTGCACTGCTGGCGGGTGCCGTTTTCTGGTGgctcaagaagaaaaacaagatAGGCGCTGGGGCTAAGGCGGGGGATCCGACAGATTCTTCTGTGGGTGATGCTACGCCTCCGTATAGGGAAGAGCAGCCTATACCTTTGGTTAAGCGGTGA